A region from the Lentimonas sp. CC4 genome encodes:
- the ychF gene encoding redox-regulated ATPase YchF: MLQAGIVGLPNVGKSTLFNALTRTRKAESANYPFCTIDPNVGVVQVPDSRLEPLREISKTNKVIPAAIEFVDIAGLVAGASKGEGLGNKFLANIREVDAIVHVVRCFEDDDIIHTLGTIEPLRDIEIINTELILSDITSLESQQEKLVKKARGGDKEAAENVELIERLLPHLNETKPAITLEMNEDEHIVLKRLCLLSAKRVLYACNVSEAELADYSANTHVAAVEKYAAEHHGAGTCVISAAVEAELIDFEGDEATEYLESLGITDSGVSLLIRATYDLLGLASYFTAGVQEVRAWTFKKGMKAPQCAGVIHTDFEHGFIKAEVVAYDDLIELGSVAKAREAGKYRLEGKDYDFKDGDVALFRFNN, from the coding sequence ATGCTTCAAGCTGGTATCGTAGGTCTCCCCAATGTGGGCAAAAGCACACTGTTCAACGCTCTTACGCGCACGCGTAAAGCTGAGTCGGCAAACTATCCGTTTTGCACGATCGACCCCAACGTGGGCGTCGTTCAAGTGCCGGACAGTCGCCTTGAGCCGTTGCGTGAAATTTCCAAGACCAACAAGGTCATCCCTGCTGCGATCGAGTTCGTCGACATCGCAGGCCTCGTCGCAGGTGCGAGTAAGGGTGAAGGCCTTGGCAACAAGTTCCTCGCCAACATTCGCGAGGTCGATGCCATCGTGCACGTCGTGCGTTGCTTCGAGGACGATGATATTATCCACACCTTGGGCACCATCGAACCACTACGTGATATTGAGATCATCAATACCGAGTTGATTCTATCGGACATCACCTCACTGGAAAGCCAGCAGGAGAAACTCGTTAAAAAAGCACGTGGAGGCGACAAAGAAGCAGCCGAGAATGTCGAGTTGATCGAGCGCCTGCTCCCTCACTTAAACGAGACAAAGCCGGCCATCACACTGGAAATGAACGAGGACGAGCACATCGTGCTCAAGCGCCTGTGCCTACTTTCTGCGAAACGCGTGCTCTACGCCTGCAACGTCTCCGAAGCCGAATTGGCGGATTACTCCGCAAATACACACGTCGCCGCAGTCGAAAAATATGCCGCAGAGCACCACGGTGCGGGCACTTGTGTGATCTCCGCCGCAGTAGAAGCCGAGTTGATCGACTTCGAAGGCGATGAAGCCACAGAATATCTCGAATCACTCGGCATCACGGACTCTGGAGTCTCACTCCTCATCCGTGCCACTTACGATCTACTCGGCCTCGCCTCATATTTCACCGCTGGCGTGCAAGAAGTGCGCGCATGGACTTTTAAGAAAGGCATGAAAGCACCGCAATGCGCAGGCGTGATCCACACCGACTTTGAACATGGCTTTATTAAAGCCGAAGTCGTCGCCTACGACGATCTAATCGAATTAGGCAGCGTCGCCAAAGCTCGCGAAGCCGGTAAATACCGCCTTGAAGGCAAAGACTACGACTTTAAAGACGGCGACGTCGCACTCTTCCGATTCAACAACTAA
- the ccsA gene encoding cytochrome c biogenesis protein CcsA, with product MKKLAFSLILIIAALIVARGFNPSTNPTDFDVDSFAELPVQVGGRIKPLDSVARNTLLVLAARQKVVTPEGVTLSPIEWFMDLTMRPELADTYRVFKIEFPDDLGISGLAEQGQRYYAFNDLLPHFDEILRLYGKINPDPKLRSPYEQQIADLNDGLTRYHRVMHSLHPVGTPERLDRLVDEYQTYAASVTPGLAALRQQQAGEDYDAELLGRFIQFGDDYLKLSKTAYLRVVPPPAPVDPLDDWKNIGLELLDVMRGDGLSPYVTSYASLTMAYRQNQPEMFNQTVQELRQRFIADFPNDIARVHYEREFNQLQPFYISMQLYVLIFLTVCISWLRWPETFTKAAFWVLLLAFAIHTFGLVSRMYIQGRPPVTNLYSSAVFVGWGAVLLGAFLEKFFKNGVGAAMASLVGFCTLIIAHHLSMSGDTLEMMRAVLDSNFWLATHVVVITFGYSAMFFAGALALIFTCLGLFSKNFDKQSAKSIVSMVYGITCFACLFSLVGTILGGIWADQSWGRFWGWDPKENGALMIVVMGAIVLHARWGGIVKERGLMALAICGNVVTVWSWFGTNLLGVGLHAYGFTSSGFWWTIGFAASQIFFIILVTLPWRYWRSAYGKEKHHLERKRILIAVQEADAEQAEEATS from the coding sequence ATGAAGAAATTAGCCTTTTCCCTCATCTTAATCATCGCCGCGCTGATCGTTGCGCGTGGGTTTAACCCGTCCACCAATCCTACGGACTTTGACGTCGATAGCTTTGCCGAACTCCCCGTCCAGGTGGGTGGTCGCATCAAGCCGCTCGACTCCGTCGCCCGTAACACCCTGCTCGTGCTTGCAGCACGTCAGAAAGTCGTCACTCCCGAAGGCGTCACCCTTAGCCCGATCGAGTGGTTCATGGATCTCACCATGCGCCCCGAACTGGCTGATACCTACCGTGTCTTCAAAATCGAATTCCCTGACGACCTCGGCATCTCTGGACTCGCAGAGCAAGGCCAACGCTACTACGCGTTTAACGACCTGCTTCCGCACTTCGACGAGATTCTACGCCTCTACGGCAAGATCAACCCCGATCCGAAGCTGCGCAGCCCCTATGAGCAACAAATCGCGGATCTCAACGACGGTCTGACGCGCTATCACCGCGTCATGCACTCGCTCCACCCGGTCGGCACGCCTGAACGCCTCGACCGCCTCGTCGACGAGTATCAAACCTACGCGGCCAGCGTAACACCGGGACTGGCCGCACTGCGCCAGCAACAAGCCGGCGAGGACTACGATGCCGAACTACTCGGCCGCTTTATTCAATTTGGCGACGATTATCTGAAACTCTCCAAGACCGCGTATCTCCGCGTCGTCCCACCACCCGCGCCCGTCGATCCACTCGACGACTGGAAAAACATCGGTCTTGAGTTGCTCGATGTCATGCGTGGTGACGGCCTCAGCCCCTACGTGACTAGCTACGCGAGCCTGACCATGGCCTATCGCCAAAATCAGCCCGAGATGTTCAACCAAACAGTGCAAGAATTGCGCCAGCGTTTCATCGCCGACTTCCCCAACGATATCGCCCGCGTCCACTACGAGCGCGAGTTCAATCAATTGCAGCCGTTTTACATTTCGATGCAGCTCTACGTGCTGATCTTCCTCACCGTCTGCATTTCATGGCTACGCTGGCCAGAGACATTCACCAAAGCGGCCTTCTGGGTGCTGCTGCTTGCCTTTGCCATCCACACTTTCGGGCTTGTTTCCCGCATGTATATCCAAGGTCGCCCACCGGTCACGAACCTCTACTCCTCCGCCGTATTTGTTGGTTGGGGAGCGGTGCTTCTAGGTGCCTTTTTGGAAAAATTCTTTAAGAACGGCGTCGGAGCAGCCATGGCCTCCCTGGTTGGTTTCTGCACCTTGATCATCGCACACCACCTCTCCATGAGTGGCGATACACTGGAAATGATGCGCGCAGTGCTCGACTCGAACTTCTGGTTGGCCACGCACGTCGTAGTCATCACCTTCGGGTATTCAGCCATGTTCTTTGCAGGCGCTCTCGCATTGATTTTTACCTGCCTCGGGCTTTTCTCTAAGAACTTCGACAAACAGTCAGCCAAATCCATCGTCAGTATGGTCTATGGTATCACCTGTTTTGCCTGCCTGTTTAGTCTCGTTGGCACTATCCTCGGCGGCATCTGGGCCGACCAGAGCTGGGGACGTTTCTGGGGCTGGGATCCGAAAGAAAATGGCGCACTCATGATCGTGGTGATGGGAGCGATCGTCTTGCACGCTCGCTGGGGTGGCATCGTCAAGGAGCGCGGACTCATGGCATTGGCAATCTGCGGCAACGTCGTAACCGTATGGTCGTGGTTTGGCACCAACCTACTGGGGGTCGGCCTACACGCCTACGGGTTTACGAGCAGTGGCTTCTGGTGGACCATCGGCTTCGCTGCCAGCCAGATATTCTTCATCATTCTGGTCACACTACCTTGGCGCTACTGGCGTAGCGCCTACGGCAAGGAGAAACACCATCTGGAGCGCAAACGCATCCTAATCGCCGTGCAAGAAGCTGATGCCGAACAAGCCGAAGAGGCGACCTCTTAA
- a CDS encoding cytochrome c biogenesis protein ResB: MKALFKFFASLRLTVVLLAFSMVLIFFGTLAQVETGIWKTQKDYFESFIAIWSYPGSWVAQDALHWLRIPMPGGYLLGGMLLINLVAAHITRFKFTAKKSGIFLIHLGLILLLVSELLTDLVSKESQMPVDEGGRSNYSQEYRDNELVLIDRSNPDFDTIHSIPVSLLKPGKTIAVPDSPLSIRTVSYYPNAKIGRATEGAAPVSSPANQGIAVKMNVVVTPAAVTYAENQINTATAYVEVLSPEGSLGTWLVSNVIDDRFPAQIVRLGEQSWEMVLRLTRHYYPFEVELINFSHDKYPGTEIPFNFSSEVMVHHEDSTKNQKALIYMNHPLRYEGLTFYQASFANDNRTSIFQVVRNPGWALPYISVLLMGVGMLVQFGMHFFKFLKKRTSV, from the coding sequence ATGAAAGCGCTGTTTAAATTTTTCGCATCACTGCGGCTTACCGTCGTGCTACTCGCCTTCTCCATGGTGCTGATTTTCTTCGGCACCCTCGCTCAAGTCGAAACGGGGATCTGGAAGACACAGAAGGACTACTTCGAGAGCTTCATCGCGATCTGGTCTTACCCTGGATCATGGGTCGCACAAGATGCACTTCACTGGCTGCGCATCCCGATGCCAGGCGGCTATCTGCTCGGCGGCATGCTGTTAATCAACCTCGTAGCCGCTCACATTACCCGATTTAAATTCACCGCAAAGAAGAGCGGCATCTTCCTCATCCACCTCGGCCTCATCCTACTACTTGTCAGCGAATTACTGACAGACTTGGTCTCTAAAGAGAGCCAAATGCCTGTCGACGAAGGCGGTCGTAGCAACTACTCGCAGGAATATCGCGACAATGAACTCGTGCTGATCGACCGCTCAAATCCGGATTTCGACACGATTCACAGCATCCCCGTCTCATTACTTAAGCCCGGTAAAACAATCGCGGTGCCAGACAGCCCACTCAGCATCCGCACGGTCAGTTACTATCCGAACGCGAAAATCGGCCGTGCGACTGAGGGAGCCGCTCCCGTCTCATCGCCCGCCAACCAAGGCATCGCGGTGAAGATGAATGTCGTCGTCACCCCAGCAGCGGTCACCTACGCCGAGAACCAAATCAACACCGCGACGGCCTACGTCGAAGTGCTCAGCCCCGAAGGTTCCCTCGGCACATGGCTGGTCTCCAACGTGATCGACGACCGCTTTCCTGCGCAAATAGTCCGCCTCGGCGAGCAAAGCTGGGAAATGGTGCTACGCCTCACGCGCCACTACTATCCATTCGAAGTCGAGCTCATCAACTTCTCGCACGATAAGTATCCGGGCACCGAAATCCCCTTCAACTTCTCAAGCGAAGTCATGGTGCATCACGAAGATAGCACAAAAAATCAAAAGGCACTCATCTATATGAACCACCCACTGCGCTACGAAGGCCTCACCTTCTACCAAGCCTCGTTCGCCAATGACAACCGCACCTCGATCTTTCAAGTCGTGCGCAACCCAGGTTGGGCACTGCCCTACATCAGCGTCCTCCTAATGGGAGTCGGCATGCTGGTTCAGTTCGGCATGCATTTCTTCAAATTCCTTAAAAAACGCACTTCTGTCTAA
- a CDS encoding glycine zipper domain-containing protein → MLKTSLTSILLCAALIFSGCSSSNSGNTGRNVGVAAGAILGAVIGSQLGDGSGVNMAAGAAAGAALGGLGGSKYDQNKEELEAAEAQRQYEYDQEAQAQVKLEEEIKTLEAKKVRDEIARNSTDSDVSAAEREAARLEAELAAKRKAYEESQARAKSIQEAQARIAKAQEEMAELERMENGG, encoded by the coding sequence ATGCTTAAAACTTCACTCACTTCCATTCTCTTGTGTGCAGCCCTTATCTTTAGCGGGTGCTCGTCTTCTAATAGTGGTAATACGGGGCGCAATGTCGGTGTCGCCGCAGGTGCGATTCTCGGAGCTGTGATTGGTTCTCAGCTGGGTGATGGTAGTGGTGTCAACATGGCCGCTGGTGCTGCCGCTGGTGCTGCCCTCGGCGGGCTAGGCGGTAGTAAGTATGACCAGAATAAGGAGGAGCTCGAAGCTGCGGAGGCACAACGCCAGTATGAGTATGATCAGGAAGCTCAGGCTCAGGTGAAACTGGAAGAAGAGATTAAGACTTTGGAGGCGAAGAAGGTGCGCGACGAGATCGCACGTAATTCGACTGATTCAGACGTGAGTGCTGCGGAACGTGAAGCGGCTCGTCTTGAAGCTGAGCTTGCAGCAAAAAGAAAGGCTTATGAGGAATCTCAAGCGCGTGCGAAGAGCATCCAAGAAGCACAGGCGCGTATTGCTAAAGCGCAAGAGGAGATGGCAGAGCTAGAACGTATGGAAAACGGCGGCTAA
- a CDS encoding response regulator, with translation MNQTEEINTEGSRILVVDDDEIIRKLLRRVLERSGFVVDEADSGEGAIECIEANEPDLILLDVVMDGIDGFITCRKIKQMTSLSEVPIIFVTGRSDTSSIVEGLDAGGCDYITKPINRHEALARIRNHLKMRVLMRFQREFIDGLKQANFAKNRIIGMASHDLRNPLASIRGLSEFLMESGPLNDEQKEIADTIQTTTSSMLHLVDELLDLSVIESGEERSEAAPCQLCEVVSSSLNIYQFTANKKSIKLELDDRGMPDLLMLDKTQFRRLMDNLLSNAVKYSPFGSFIRVVTEHVDGLLKIAVEDEGPGIPEDEMHKLFTDFGKTSVQPTGNETSTGLGLAICKKIAEAHSGRVYAENRKDRSGARFTIELDTNLLAVPEK, from the coding sequence GTGAACCAAACCGAAGAAATTAATACAGAAGGATCACGTATCCTTGTTGTGGACGATGACGAGATCATCCGTAAGTTGCTCCGCCGAGTCTTGGAGCGCAGTGGTTTTGTCGTCGATGAGGCCGACTCTGGTGAAGGTGCGATTGAGTGTATCGAGGCGAATGAGCCTGACTTGATCTTGCTCGATGTCGTGATGGACGGGATCGACGGCTTTATTACCTGTCGCAAGATTAAGCAGATGACGAGCTTGAGCGAGGTGCCGATCATTTTTGTGACCGGCCGTTCTGATACCAGCTCAATCGTCGAAGGACTCGATGCGGGCGGTTGCGACTATATTACGAAGCCGATCAATCGCCACGAGGCATTGGCACGTATTCGTAATCATTTAAAGATGCGTGTGTTGATGCGCTTTCAACGCGAATTTATCGACGGGCTGAAGCAGGCCAATTTTGCGAAAAACCGTATTATCGGTATGGCTTCGCATGATTTGCGCAATCCACTGGCTTCGATTCGCGGCCTGTCTGAGTTTCTAATGGAGAGTGGGCCGCTCAATGATGAGCAGAAGGAGATCGCTGATACGATCCAAACGACTACTAGCTCGATGTTGCACTTGGTTGACGAATTACTCGATCTTTCGGTAATTGAAAGTGGGGAAGAGCGCTCGGAAGCAGCGCCTTGTCAATTGTGTGAGGTGGTGTCTTCTTCGCTCAATATTTATCAATTCACTGCGAATAAGAAGTCGATCAAGTTGGAGCTGGATGATCGCGGGATGCCAGACTTATTGATGCTAGATAAGACTCAATTCCGTCGCCTGATGGATAACTTACTGAGTAATGCCGTAAAATATTCGCCGTTTGGCTCATTCATTCGAGTGGTGACGGAGCATGTGGATGGTCTTTTGAAGATCGCCGTCGAAGACGAAGGTCCTGGTATTCCAGAGGATGAAATGCATAAGCTCTTTACCGATTTCGGTAAAACATCGGTGCAACCGACTGGCAATGAAACCAGCACGGGACTGGGGCTAGCGATTTGCAAGAAGATCGCCGAGGCGCATAGTGGGCGCGTGTATGCCGAGAATCGTAAAGATCGCTCAGGCGCACGATTCACCATCGAGCTGGATACGAATCTGCTCGCGGTGCCAGAGAAGTGA